The following are encoded in a window of Bos indicus isolate NIAB-ARS_2022 breed Sahiwal x Tharparkar chromosome 7, NIAB-ARS_B.indTharparkar_mat_pri_1.0, whole genome shotgun sequence genomic DNA:
- the LOC109561943 gene encoding LOW QUALITY PROTEIN: olfactory receptor 2B11 (The sequence of the model RefSeq protein was modified relative to this genomic sequence to represent the inferred CDS: substituted 1 base at 1 genomic stop codon), which translates to MRSDNQSIWGDPPKDFILLGVSDRPWLELPLFVVLLVSYVLAMLGNISIILVSRLDPQLHSPMYIFLSHLSFLDLCYTTTTVPQMLVNMGSSSKTISYSGCTVQYAIFHWLGCTECIILAAMALDRYVAICEPLQYTIIMHRPLCQQLVAVAWLSGFGNSLVQVVLTVQLPFCGXQVLNNFFCEVPAMIKLSCTDTAVNDTTLAVLVAFFVLVPLALILLSYGFIVRAVFRIQSSKGRHKAFGTCSSHLVVVSLFYLPAIYMYLQPPSSYSQEQGKFISLFYSIITPTLNPFIYTLRNKDVKGALRRLLGKDPDA; encoded by the exons ATGAGAAGTGACAACCAAAGCATTTGGGGGGATCCCCCTAAGGACTTCATCCTTCTGGGTGTTTCTGACAGGCCATGGCTGGAACTCCCTCTCTTTGTGGTCCTCCTAGTGTCCTATGTGCTGGCCATGTTggggaacatttccatcatcttgGTGTCCCGCCTGGATCCCCAGCTCCACAGCCCCATGTACATCTTCCTTAGCCACCTCTCCTTCCTGGACCTCTGCTATACCACCACCACTGTTCCTCAGATGCTGGTCAACATGGGCAGCTCCAGCAAGACCATCAGCTACAGTGGATGCACAGTACAGTATGCAATTTTCCACTGGTTGGGATGCACTGAGTGCATCATTTTGGCAGCCATGGCCCTGGACCGCTACGTGGCCATTTGCGAGCCCCTCCAATATACCATTATCATGCACCGCCCTTTATGCCAGCAGCTAGTGGCTGTGGCCTGGCTCAGTGGCTTTGGCAACTCCCTCGTCCAAGTGGTCCTGACAGTGCAGTTGCCTTTCTGTGGGTGACAGGTGCTAAATAACTTCTTCTGTGAAGTGCCAGCCATGATCAAGCTATCATGTACTGACACAGCTGTGAATGACACCACACTGGCGGTGCTGGTGGCCTTCTTTGTGCTGGTCCCCCTGGCTCTCATCCTTCTCTCCTATGGCTTCATTGTCCGTGCAGTGTTCAGAATTCAGTCCTCCAAGGGTCGGCACAAAGCCTTTGGGACCTGTTCTTCCCACCTGGTGGTGGTCTCCCTCTTCTACCTACCTGCCATCTACATGTACCTGCAACCTCCTTCCAGCTACTCCCAAGAGCAGGGCAAATTTATCTCCCTCTTCTATTCCATTATCACCCCCACCCTCAATCCCTTCATCTATACCCTAAGGAACAAGGATGTGAAGGGTGCTTTGAGAAGACTTCTGG gaaaagaccctgatgct